The proteins below are encoded in one region of Synechococcus sp. MU1643:
- a CDS encoding arsenate reductase family protein codes for MAGTLQVYSYNRCSTCRKALAWLTERGIAHEVHDITLTPPSKVMLAAAYQSLGERKLLFNTSGQSYRAMGAAALKAMSDDQAMDALAADGKLIKRPFVEVNSSTYLTGFKPDLWELALQG; via the coding sequence TTGGCCGGAACCCTCCAGGTTTACAGCTACAACCGCTGCAGCACCTGTCGAAAGGCATTGGCCTGGCTTACCGAGCGAGGCATCGCCCATGAGGTACACGACATCACCCTGACTCCACCGTCCAAAGTCATGCTGGCGGCCGCTTACCAATCCCTCGGTGAAAGAAAGCTGTTGTTCAACACCAGTGGCCAGAGTTATCGCGCTATGGGCGCGGCAGCACTAAAGGCTATGTCGGATGACCAGGCGATGGATGCCTTAGCTGCAGATGGCAAATTGATCAAACGTCCGTTTGTGGAAGTGAATAGCTCCACGTATCTGACCGGGTTCAAGCCTGATCTTTGGGAGTTAGCACTCCAGGGCTGA
- a CDS encoding 2Fe-2S iron-sulfur cluster-binding protein — translation MPTIRFEQEGQQVGCIEGANLRKAALDAGVNPYKSLNNLNNCSGVGQCGTCVMEVVEGQANLSPRSDVEEVYLADRPANFRLSCRTTVFGDVTVRTSPAEGVGRGSNSLVGAIKSLFGR, via the coding sequence GTGCCCACCATCCGATTCGAGCAGGAAGGCCAGCAGGTTGGCTGCATCGAGGGCGCGAATCTGCGTAAGGCTGCACTTGATGCAGGCGTCAATCCCTACAAGAGTCTCAACAACCTCAACAACTGCAGTGGCGTTGGTCAGTGCGGCACATGTGTGATGGAGGTGGTTGAAGGGCAGGCCAACTTGTCCCCCCGCAGCGACGTCGAAGAGGTCTATCTGGCTGACCGTCCTGCGAACTTCCGTCTGAGCTGCCGAACCACAGTGTTTGGTGATGTCACCGTTCGTACCAGTCCGGCTGAAGGTGTGGGCCGCGGCTCCAACAGCCTCGTTGGTGCTATCAAATCCCTGTTCGGCCGCTGA
- a CDS encoding inorganic diphosphatase, giving the protein MDLHQLPPSPSPGLVNLIVEIPAGSRNKYEYSAEAGVMVLDRVMHSSVRYPFDYGFIPNTLAEDGSPLDAMVIMAEPTFAGCLIKARPIGVLDLHDRDAYDGKILCVPDADPGQDDIRSIRQIAASQLEEVAEFFRTHRTLQGGVVTINGWRDLDAVQPLLDSCINAAN; this is encoded by the coding sequence ATGGATCTCCATCAGCTCCCCCCGTCACCTTCGCCAGGATTGGTGAATCTCATAGTGGAGATTCCGGCAGGAAGCAGGAATAAATACGAGTACTCCGCCGAAGCTGGCGTGATGGTCCTCGACCGGGTGATGCATTCCTCGGTGCGTTACCCCTTCGATTACGGCTTCATCCCCAACACGCTGGCGGAGGATGGCTCTCCCCTCGATGCCATGGTGATTATGGCTGAGCCCACGTTTGCGGGTTGTCTGATCAAGGCTCGCCCCATCGGCGTGTTGGATCTCCACGATCGGGATGCTTACGACGGGAAGATTCTTTGTGTTCCTGATGCAGATCCCGGTCAGGATGACATCCGCAGCATTCGTCAGATCGCCGCATCCCAGCTTGAGGAGGTTGCGGAATTCTTCAGGACTCACCGCACGTTGCAGGGGGGTGTCGTGACGATTAATGGATGGCGCGACCTCGATGCGGTTCAGCCGTTACTTGATTCCTGCATCAATGCAGCCAATTGA